A window of Ipomoea triloba cultivar NCNSP0323 chromosome 2, ASM357664v1 contains these coding sequences:
- the LOC116010784 gene encoding flavonol sulfotransferase-like, translating into MKYQEIIASLPKKERWSGAFYNYEYQGFWFSPFVLEGIISVQESFQAQTSDILLCSAPKTGTTWLKALAFAIVTRNRFDGLSDNNNNHPLFNAVPHDCVPFLEVDLVENNKKDPEMPLLSTHLPFSSLPKCIISKGCKMVYICRDPKDTFVSYWHYLQRALPGGQHDHVVKRLSLGTEFESFCDGSTYYGPYWDHVLGYWKASIERPDNVLFLKYEDLKRDTLFYVRKLGEFMGQPFTAEEERRGAAERIVEVCSLQKLSRLEVNKTGKHRQGTPMSSNNYSFFRRGMVGDWKNLLTPEMQRRIDEITEQKLHGSGFSFS; encoded by the coding sequence ATGAAATACCAAGAAATCATAGCCAGCCTTCCTAAAAAAGAAAGATGGAGCGGAGCCTTTTATAACTATGAGTATCAAGGCTTTTGGTTCAGTCCCTTTGTACTGGAAGGAATCATTTCCGTTCAAGAAAGTTTCCAAGCGCAAACCAGCGATATACTGTTGTGTAGTGCCCCGAAAACCGGCACCACATGGCTCAAGGCCTTAGCCTTTGCGATCGTGACGAGGAACCGGTTTGATGGGCTatcagataataataataatcacccATTGTTCAACGCGGTTCCTCACGATTGTGTCCCTTTCTTAGAGGTTGATCTTGTTGAGAACAACAAGAAAGATCCTGAAATGCCTCTTTTGTCCACACACCTCCCTTTCTCTTCCCTCCCCAAATGCATAATTTCCAAAGGCTGCAAAATGGTGTACATATGCCGGGATCCGAAGGACACGTTCGTGTCGTACTGGCATTACTTGCAAAGGGCGTTGCCGGGCGGACAGCACGATCACGTTGTGAAGCGGCTTTCGTTGGGGACAGAATTCGAGTCGTTTTGTGATGGGAGCACTTACTATGGTCCGTACTGGGATCACGTTTTAGGGTACTGGAAAGCCAGCATTGAGCGTCCTGATAACGTGTTGTTTCTCAAGTACGAGGATTTGAAGAGGGACACGCTGTTTTACGTGAGGAAATTGGGGGAGTTCATGGGACAACCGTTCACGGCGGAGGAGGAGAGGAGAGGGGCGGCGGAGAGAATAGTGGAGGTGTGTAGTTTACAGAAGCTGAGCCGGTTGGAAGTGAATAAGACTGGAAAACACCGCCAGGGTACGCCCATGAGCTCGAATAACTATTCTTTCTTTAGGAGAGGAATGGTTGGGGATTGGAAGAATCTTCTCACTCCGGAGATGCAACGGCGCATTGATGAAATTACAGAGCAAAAACTACATGGTTCTGGTTTCAGCTTTTCATAG